In a single window of the Thermodesulfobacteriota bacterium genome:
- the nuoF gene encoding NADH-quinone oxidoreductase subunit NuoF, whose protein sequence is MDKILLCNIDKPDSHLIDTYIKGGGYKSLKKALKMKPENIVQTVKDSGLRGRGGAGFPAGLKWSFIPKDPTLRKYLCCNADEGEPGTFKDRAIIDKDPHLLLEGMIITSHAIGAADAYIYIRGEFAFGAKRLDEAITEAYEKGFLGKDILGSGFSLDIYVHRGFGAYICGEETALIESIEGFRGQPRKKPPFPALAGLYAKPTVINNVETLACVPAIIERGVEWFKSMGPEKSPGPKIFGVSGHVKKPGLYELPMGTPLREIVYEHAGGIKDDRKLKAVIPGGVSAPMLTEKDLDTPMDFDSLAAKKSMLGSGAVIVMDETTCMVKVSYIISRFFSHESCGKCTPCREGMHWTTNVLKRLEEGDGRPGDVELLESLCTNIFGRTFCPLGDGAVMALRGAMSNFKEEFDYHEKHKKCQVS, encoded by the coding sequence ATGGATAAGATACTCCTATGTAACATAGACAAGCCCGACTCCCACCTGATCGATACCTATATAAAGGGCGGCGGCTATAAGTCTCTCAAGAAGGCGCTTAAGATGAAGCCCGAGAACATCGTGCAGACGGTGAAGGACTCGGGCCTCCGGGGCAGGGGCGGCGCCGGTTTCCCGGCCGGGCTCAAGTGGAGCTTTATCCCCAAGGACCCCACGCTCCGGAAGTACCTCTGCTGCAACGCCGACGAGGGCGAGCCGGGCACCTTCAAGGACAGGGCGATAATAGACAAGGACCCGCACCTCCTTCTGGAGGGCATGATAATAACGAGCCATGCCATCGGCGCGGCCGACGCCTACATATACATCCGGGGCGAGTTCGCCTTCGGCGCCAAAAGGCTCGATGAGGCCATAACCGAGGCCTACGAAAAAGGTTTCCTCGGCAAAGACATACTCGGGAGCGGTTTTTCGCTCGACATATACGTCCACCGCGGCTTCGGGGCCTACATATGCGGCGAGGAGACCGCGCTGATCGAGTCCATAGAGGGTTTTCGGGGCCAGCCCCGGAAAAAGCCGCCCTTCCCGGCGCTCGCGGGACTCTACGCCAAGCCGACCGTCATAAACAACGTCGAGACCCTGGCCTGCGTCCCCGCCATTATTGAGCGGGGGGTGGAGTGGTTCAAGTCCATGGGGCCGGAGAAGAGCCCGGGGCCCAAGATATTCGGCGTCAGCGGACACGTGAAGAAGCCCGGCCTCTACGAACTGCCCATGGGCACCCCCTTGAGGGAGATAGTCTACGAACACGCCGGGGGCATAAAGGACGACAGGAAGCTCAAGGCCGTCATCCCCGGAGGGGTGAGCGCCCCGATGCTTACCGAGAAGGACCTCGATACCCCGATGGACTTCGACTCTCTGGCGGCGAAGAAGAGCATGCTCGGCTCGGGAGCGGTCATAGTCATGGACGAGACCACGTGCATGGTCAAGGTCTCGTACATAATAAGCCGCTTCTTCAGCCACGAGTCCTGCGGCAAGTGCACGCCGTGCAGGGAGGGTATGCACTGGACGACGAACGTGCTGAAGCGCCTCGAAGAAGGAGACGGCAGGCCCGGAGACGTCGAGCTCCTCGAAAGTCTCTGTACGAACATATTCGGCAGGACCTTCTGTCCGCTCGGCGACGGCGCGGTAATGGCCTTGAGGGGGGCCATGAGCAACTTCAAGGAAGAGTTCGACTACCACGAGAAGCACAAGAAGTGCCAGGTGTCGTAA
- the nuoE gene encoding NADH-quinone oxidoreductase subunit NuoE has translation MLSEKVKKEIEGSLKKYPTPRSAVMDALRVAQEERGHLTGEEMREIAGILGMEPVRVQAMGGFYSMYNVEKPVGRNHVQICRNISCSLLGAEHLISHMEKLLDIKTGETTGDKKFTLSTVECLGSCGTAPMMQVNDDYHENLTEEKIEKILKGCK, from the coding sequence ATGCTTTCGGAGAAGGTCAAAAAGGAAATAGAGGGGTCGCTTAAGAAGTACCCCACGCCCCGCTCGGCCGTGATGGACGCCCTCCGGGTGGCCCAGGAAGAGCGCGGCCACCTGACGGGCGAGGAGATGCGCGAGATCGCCGGGATACTCGGGATGGAACCGGTCAGGGTGCAGGCAATGGGCGGCTTCTATAGCATGTACAACGTGGAGAAACCCGTTGGCAGGAACCACGTACAGATATGCAGGAATATCTCGTGCTCTCTCCTGGGGGCCGAACACCTGATAAGCCACATGGAAAAACTGTTGGATATAAAAACCGGGGAGACGACGGGGGATAAAAAGTTTACCCTCTCTACGGTCGAGTGCCTGGGCTCGTGCGGCACCGCCCCCATGATGCAGGTAAACGACGACTACCACGAGAACCTCACCGAGGAGAAGATAGAGAAGATCCTGAAGGGCTGCAAGTAG